The genomic segment CTTAAAAAGCAGATAGAGCAACTTATCGAAGAGAAAAAATCATTAATAAAGATGGTTGAGGGGCTTACGCTTCCTATAAAACTTGATGAGCCAGTCTTAGTCGGTATACCATTCTATATTGTTGAATATGAGAGTCATGGAAAGATCAGGCTTGATCTTCATCCACCAGTTAAAGTTACAAGCCCAATTAAAGCACTCCAAAAAATTAGGAAGGATCCTCTAAGTTTTAGTTTAGAAAATAGATTATTATTGCTTTTAACCCCATTGTCAGAAACTTTAAACAAAATAATCTCAAAAGTTTTAAGCGAACATATTGAGGAGACTAAGCATATAGCCGAGACTAAGAACATACTACAGTTAAATGGTTTCTTAAGCATTTTAAGGGAAGGGCTCGGCAAACTTGAGACTGATGGATGGATTAGCGCTCAGGAGAAAAATATACTCTTGAGTTCTATAGAGGCCTTATAAAAATATTTTAGGAACCGGAACCATTTTTGTTTCATGTCATACTTTAAGATGCAACTTCCAAGAATGGTTAAAGTTAGACAGAAAATTCACGCTCCGAGAATAGATGATTACATATCAGTTTTAAGAAGAGAGCTTAAGAGAGCTGGTTTAAAAGAGAAAATTAAGCCCGGAGCTAAAATAGCCATTACAGCAGGTAGCCGTGGAATAGCTCATATAACTGAGATTCTTGCGACGATAGTTGAGGAGGTTAAAAAAGTTGGCGGTGAACCATTTATTTTGCCAGCTATGGGAAGTCATGGGGGAGCAACCTCGGAGGGGCAGGTAAATGTTCTTAAAAGGCTTGGAATAACCCCTGAGATTGTTGGCGCTCCGATCTATGCCTCGATGGAAGTTGAGGAAATAGGGCATCTTAGCAATGGTGCACCAGTCTATATTGATAAAATAGCAATGAAATCTGATGGCATAATAGTTGTTAATAGGATTAAACCTCACACCGATTTTAAGGGTAAAATTGAAAGCGGCTTAATGAAGATGATGGTTATAGGGCTTGGGAAACAGAAGGGTGCTGAAATAATACACAGATATCAGCTTGAAGGATATCATAAGATGATTCCAGAGGCTGCTAGATTAATTATGAAGAGGGCTCCGATAATCATGGGAGTAGCTATAGTTGAGAACGCACGGCATGAAATAGCTGTTATA from the Candidatus Bathyarchaeia archaeon genome contains:
- a CDS encoding lactate racemase domain-containing protein, which translates into the protein MVKVRQKIHAPRIDDYISVLRRELKRAGLKEKIKPGAKIAITAGSRGIAHITEILATIVEEVKKVGGEPFILPAMGSHGGATSEGQVNVLKRLGITPEIVGAPIYASMEVEEIGHLSNGAPVYIDKIAMKSDGIIVVNRIKPHTDFKGKIESGLMKMMVIGLGKQKGAEIIHRYQLEGYHKMIPEAARLIMKRAPIIMGVAIVENARHEIAVIKALRPEEIEAEEMKLLEVAKDLMARIPFKEIDVLIVDEIGKDISGVGMDTNVIGRFWTSPEENKFRAPKIKRIVVLDLSEESEGNAVGIGLADITTKRLISKINFDATFVNCLTSTWPELAKIPPFLPNDRDAILMAIRCCGPIDLLKARIVRIKNTLDLEYMWISEGLYEELKNDKDLLERIEVLGEPEEMQFDVLGNLAR